The Trichosurus vulpecula isolate mTriVul1 chromosome 4, mTriVul1.pri, whole genome shotgun sequence genome contains a region encoding:
- the LOC118848135 gene encoding telethonin translates to MAALDLSCEVSEENVDRRESFWAEWKDLTLSSRPEEGCSVHEEDTQHRETYHRQGQCQALVQQSPLLVMRMGILGQRLQEYQLPYARTLPLPIFTPSKVGFKEDREATPIQLRELLALETALGGQCLDRREVVEIKKELPPVVAASHPQFGKPGAPRRSLSRSLSQEAQRG, encoded by the exons ATGGCTGCACTCGACTTGAGCTGTGAGGTATCAGAAGAGAATGTGGACCGCAGGGAGTCTTTTTGGGCTGAATGGAAGGATCTGACACTGTCTTCCCGGCCAGAGGAGGG TTGTTCTGTGCATGAGGAAGATACCCAACATCGAGAGACATACCACCGGCAGGGGCAGTGCCAGGCGCTGGTGCAGCAGTCACCCTTGCTGGTGATGCGGATGGGCATCCTTGGCCAGAGGTTGCAGGAGTACCAGCTGCCGTATGCAAGGACACTGCCTTTGCCCATCTTCACACCCTCGAAGGTGGGCTTCAAGGAAGATCGTGAGGCCACCCCCATCCAGCTTCGGGAGCTCCTGGCTCTGGAAACAGCTCTGGGAGGGCAGTGCTTGGACCGGCGAGAGGTGGTTGAGATTAAAAAGGAGCTGCCTCCTGTGGTGGCCGCCAGCCATCCCCAGTTTGGCAAACCGGGTGCCCCCCGCCGCTCTTTATCCCGATCCCTGTCCCAGGAAGCACAGAGAGGCTGA